In a single window of the Nicotiana tomentosiformis chromosome 8, ASM39032v3, whole genome shotgun sequence genome:
- the LOC104106524 gene encoding uncharacterized protein, with protein sequence MSSHDIRRPFKRPAISDQQRRRELSLLRQCQNRRDAQLQARRLASTVLSLQPTQDDDYKSASEEQQLDIEVASVPEVDSFPDETDADFGHPKDAHDIRQATKLRGPEARQWFAKQLMLPEWMIDVPDNLNTDWYVFARPAGKRCFIVSSNGTTISRLRNGIRLHRFPSALPNGARINNSKSAQSYCILDCIFHESDETYYVIDGVCWAGLSLYECTAEFRFFWLNSKLAETGACDAPSTYHRYKFSTLPVYNCDKEGLHTAYVGQVPYVKDGLLFYNKHAHYQTGNTPLTLVWKDENCSQYVIDTDNRGQVPSQQQVVLELLDDSRLATSDDPPVIFGCLLGEFIQKTELQRGDLIKFAIGEGGLVFVDSKLEKADLQYLGKSNRARAFADSYSKVLFQYAARHSPLRIEHLFASISSCVEDGRSTQDADMAG encoded by the exons ATGAGCTCACACGATATACGCCGCCCGTTCAAACGGCCGGCGATCTCAGACCAACAAAGACGCCGAGAACTTTCATTGCTCCGGCAGTGCCAAAACCGCCGCGACGCTCAGTTACAAGCCCGTCGTTTAGCTTCCACAGTCCTCTCTCTTCAACCCACGCAAGACGATGACTACAAGTCTGCTTCTGAAGAGCAACAGCTGGATATAGAAGTTGCTTCCGTCCCCGAAGTTGATTCCTTTCCGGATGAAACCGACGCCGATTTTGGACATCCTAAGGACGCGCATGATATTCGTCAAGCTACTAAGCTCAGAGGACCTGAAGCTCGTCAGTGGTTCGCCAAGCAGCTTATGCTTCCTGAATGGATGATTGATGTTCCTGATAACTTGAACACGGATTG GTATGTATTTGCTAGGCCAGCTGGAAAGAGATGTTTTATTGTTTCTTCAAACGGAACAACAATCAGTAGACTGCGCAATGGAATTCGCTTGCACCGTTTTCCTTCTGCTCTACCTAACGGTGCCAGAATTAATAACAGTAAATCTGCTCAATCATACTGTATTCTCGATTGCATATTTCACGAG TCTGATGAAACATATTATGTCATTGACGGTGTATGTTGGGCGGGACTTTCGTTATATGAGTGCACGGCGGAATTCAGATTCTTTTGGTTAAACAGCAAGCTTGCTGAGACGGGGGCTTGTGATGCTCCCTCTACTTATCATAGATATAAATTTAGTACACTTCCTGTCTACAACTGTGACAAAGAAGGACTACACACAGCTTATGTAGGACAAGTTCCATATGTCAAGGATGGATTACTGTTTTACAACAA GCATGCACATTACCAAACAGGAAATACACCGTTAACATTGGTTTGGAAGGATGAGAACTGTAGCCAGTATGTCATTGATACAGATAATAGAGGACAAGTTCCAAGTCAACAACAG GTAGTTTTGGAGCTCCTAGATGATAGCAGACTGGCTACATCTGATGATCCTCCTGTCATATTTGGTTGCTTGCTTGGGGAATTCATACAAAAG ACAGAACTTCAGCGTGGAGATCTTATAAAGTTTGCTATAGGTGAAGGCGGATTAGTTTTTGTTGACAGTAAACTGGAGAAAGCTGATCTACAATACCTGGGCAAATCCAATCGTGCTCGTGCTTTTGCTGATAGTTACTCGAAG GTCTTGTTCCAGTACGCTGCTCGACATTCTCCTCTGAGAATTGAACATCTTTTTGCATCAATCAGTTCATGTGTCGAAGATGGAAGATCAACACAAGATGCAGATATGGCTGGTTAA